A region from the Mercenaria mercenaria strain notata chromosome 7, MADL_Memer_1, whole genome shotgun sequence genome encodes:
- the LOC123553786 gene encoding neurogenic locus notch homolog protein 1-like isoform X1, whose product MQLCFSICTLISCIMVGLCESKQDNCSNTTDSVHTLPTDTADYTLVVDLENKTINMCSKSTACQCYQNIFTDDTFREIKPIAVQEGVSVNITTHNGRTVHFYRRTAEQFTSCTFNNNATLPDFNISTDVYQIPPELLNIGSNLFICDDPHDSNMTCHKGCRLNITVKENTCQENTSQIVCSGNGRCTSAFNEKTFTCKCFDGFGGKMCDLIYTDDNISSVCEDNKCRNGGTCVTETSEKLSINISTWKCECPPYVTGEYCETILNQCKSSPCVNGVCVEHAEGFQCYCVPGFHGKNCELEYNECLSNPCSNRGTCIDRVDRFECVCSVGYRGITCQDKIDMCQPNPCHANSTCATIGDVFKCTCLNGFTGNLCDERMKSCSSSPCKNHGTCIDFENGYQCMCPVTFAGLHCEYMMDVFAPPMEGAELSGESHKHNMYIVAATLGSMLLIVVSVIIACYCKIYETYKQLMWKRLRYHRERSNSCPDLETCNEPNYIGKHRLSADAILEATSLCHENAAFEHSSNHQAFTSMQI is encoded by the exons ATCAATATGTGCTCAAAGTCTACAGCGTGTCaatgttatcaaaatatattcACTGACGATACATTTCGAGAAATAAAGCCAATAGCGGTACAAGAGGGAGTATCTGTAAA TATAACAACACACAATGGAAGAACAGTGCACTTTTACAGAAGAACAGCAGAGCAGTTTACGTCTTGTACCTTCAACAACAACGCAACATTGCCAGATTTCAACATATCCACTGATGTTTATCAAATACCACCGGAACTGTTAAACATTGGATCTAACTTATTTATCT GTGATGATCCCCATGATTCCAACATGACATGCCACAAAGGTTGCCGCTTGaatattacagttaaagagaatACATGTCAGGAGAACACCTCACAGATCGTCTGTAGCGGAAATGGTCGATGTACATCTGCATTTAACGAG AAGACATTTACTTGCAAATGTTTCGACGGTTTCGGCGGAAAGATGTGTGATTTAATTTACACAGACGACAATATTTCATCAGTTTGCGAGGACAATAAATGTAGAAATGGCGGGACATGTGTCACGGAAACATCTGAGAAATTGTCTATTAACA TATCAACATGGAAATGCGAATGTCCACCTTATGTTACTGGGGAATACTGTGAGACAATTTTAAATCAATGTAAATCCAGTCCTTGTGTAAACGGTGTTTGCGTGGAGCATGCGGAAGGATTTCAGTGCTACTGTGTCCCTG GTTTCCATGGTAAAAACTGCGAACTAGAGTACAACGAATGTTTGAGCAACCCGTGTTCTAACCGAGGTACATGTATCGACAGGGTTGACAGATTCGAATGCGTTTGTTCTGTTGGGTATAGAGGAATCACGTGTCAAGATAAG ATTGATATGTGCCAACCAAATCCCTGTCACGCGAACTCTACATGTGCTACCATTGGTGATGTGTTCAAGTGTACTTGCCTAAACGGATTTACAG GGAATCTGTGTGATGAAAGGATGAAGTCGTGTTCTTCTAGTCCGTGTAAGAATCATGGTACCTGTATCGACTTTGAAAATGGTTACCAGTGTATGTGTCCAGTTACATTTGCAGGACTACATTGCGAGTATATGA TGGATGTGTTCGCTCCGCCGATGGAGGGAGCGGAGCTATCCGGTGAATCACATAAACACAACATGTATATTGTTGCAGCTACTCTGGGAAGTATGTTGCTCATAGTAGTGTCTGTAATAATTGCCTGTTACTGTAAAATTTACGAGACGTATAAACAACTTATGTGGAAACGTTTACGATACCACCGGGAACGATCAAACTCCTG TCCGGACTTGGAAACATGCAACGAACCAAACTATATCGGTAAACATCGACTGAGTGCTGATGCTATCTTGGAGGCAACCAGTCTATGCCATGAGAACGCAGCGTTTGAACATTCCAGTAACCACCAGGCATTCACATCAATGCAGATATGA
- the LOC123553786 gene encoding neurogenic locus notch homolog protein 1-like isoform X2, whose protein sequence is MTFKLFVCMLLGWITLSCGELEDVKCTYSANNEEIEVIANYSLVVDIENKTINMCSKSTACQCYQNIFTDDTFREIKPIAVQEGVSVNITTHNGRTVHFYRRTAEQFTSCTFNNNATLPDFNISTDVYQIPPELLNIGSNLFICDDPHDSNMTCHKGCRLNITVKENTCQENTSQIVCSGNGRCTSAFNEKTFTCKCFDGFGGKMCDLIYTDDNISSVCEDNKCRNGGTCVTETSEKLSINISTWKCECPPYVTGEYCETILNQCKSSPCVNGVCVEHAEGFQCYCVPGFHGKNCELEYNECLSNPCSNRGTCIDRVDRFECVCSVGYRGITCQDKIDMCQPNPCHANSTCATIGDVFKCTCLNGFTGNLCDERMKSCSSSPCKNHGTCIDFENGYQCMCPVTFAGLHCEYMMDVFAPPMEGAELSGESHKHNMYIVAATLGSMLLIVVSVIIACYCKIYETYKQLMWKRLRYHRERSNSCPDLETCNEPNYIGKHRLSADAILEATSLCHENAAFEHSSNHQAFTSMQI, encoded by the exons ATGACATTTAAATTATTCGTCTGCATGTTGCTTGGATGGATAACACTGAGTTGTGGTGAGCTAGAAGATGTAAAATGCACATATTCAGCAAACAATGAAGAGATTGAAGTAATCGCAAATTATAGTTTAGTTGTTGATATAGAAAATAAAACG ATCAATATGTGCTCAAAGTCTACAGCGTGTCaatgttatcaaaatatattcACTGACGATACATTTCGAGAAATAAAGCCAATAGCGGTACAAGAGGGAGTATCTGTAAA TATAACAACACACAATGGAAGAACAGTGCACTTTTACAGAAGAACAGCAGAGCAGTTTACGTCTTGTACCTTCAACAACAACGCAACATTGCCAGATTTCAACATATCCACTGATGTTTATCAAATACCACCGGAACTGTTAAACATTGGATCTAACTTATTTATCT GTGATGATCCCCATGATTCCAACATGACATGCCACAAAGGTTGCCGCTTGaatattacagttaaagagaatACATGTCAGGAGAACACCTCACAGATCGTCTGTAGCGGAAATGGTCGATGTACATCTGCATTTAACGAG AAGACATTTACTTGCAAATGTTTCGACGGTTTCGGCGGAAAGATGTGTGATTTAATTTACACAGACGACAATATTTCATCAGTTTGCGAGGACAATAAATGTAGAAATGGCGGGACATGTGTCACGGAAACATCTGAGAAATTGTCTATTAACA TATCAACATGGAAATGCGAATGTCCACCTTATGTTACTGGGGAATACTGTGAGACAATTTTAAATCAATGTAAATCCAGTCCTTGTGTAAACGGTGTTTGCGTGGAGCATGCGGAAGGATTTCAGTGCTACTGTGTCCCTG GTTTCCATGGTAAAAACTGCGAACTAGAGTACAACGAATGTTTGAGCAACCCGTGTTCTAACCGAGGTACATGTATCGACAGGGTTGACAGATTCGAATGCGTTTGTTCTGTTGGGTATAGAGGAATCACGTGTCAAGATAAG ATTGATATGTGCCAACCAAATCCCTGTCACGCGAACTCTACATGTGCTACCATTGGTGATGTGTTCAAGTGTACTTGCCTAAACGGATTTACAG GGAATCTGTGTGATGAAAGGATGAAGTCGTGTTCTTCTAGTCCGTGTAAGAATCATGGTACCTGTATCGACTTTGAAAATGGTTACCAGTGTATGTGTCCAGTTACATTTGCAGGACTACATTGCGAGTATATGA TGGATGTGTTCGCTCCGCCGATGGAGGGAGCGGAGCTATCCGGTGAATCACATAAACACAACATGTATATTGTTGCAGCTACTCTGGGAAGTATGTTGCTCATAGTAGTGTCTGTAATAATTGCCTGTTACTGTAAAATTTACGAGACGTATAAACAACTTATGTGGAAACGTTTACGATACCACCGGGAACGATCAAACTCCTG TCCGGACTTGGAAACATGCAACGAACCAAACTATATCGGTAAACATCGACTGAGTGCTGATGCTATCTTGGAGGCAACCAGTCTATGCCATGAGAACGCAGCGTTTGAACATTCCAGTAACCACCAGGCATTCACATCAATGCAGATATGA